A single Chlamydia suis DNA region contains:
- a CDS encoding SWIB/MDM2 domain-containing protein — protein sequence MSQNKNSAFMQPVNVSADLAAIVGTGPMPRTEIIKKIWDYIKKNNLQDPTNKRNINPDDKLAKVFGSKNAVDMFQMTKLVSKHIVK from the coding sequence ATGAGTCAAAATAAGAACTCTGCTTTCATGCAGCCTGTAAATGTATCCGCTGATTTAGCTGCTATTGTTGGTACCGGGCCTATGCCTCGCACAGAGATCATCAAGAAAATTTGGGATTACATTAAAAAGAATAACCTTCAAGATCCTACGAACAAGCGCAACATCAATCCCGATGATAAATTGGCTAAAGTTTTTGGTTCTAAAAACGCTGTAGACATGTTCCAAATGACGAAACTGGTCTCCAAACACATCGTTAAATAA
- the ispD gene encoding 2-C-methyl-D-erythritol 4-phosphate cytidylyltransferase, which yields MNLSCSLVLLGGGKGERFQSFQPKQYAHLDGEPLILHALHAYQRLPFIQEIVIVCEEQYQELFLPYPVKFASPGALRQDSVFSGLQQVSSPWVCVHDGVRPFVYADEVTEVCFAALKTGAAALATPATYTIKSRTPVRTLDRDAIAVIHTPQCIDTEILREGLLLAKIMDFTLSDDTEAAELLGIEPTLIFSNRTQIKVTYPEDLLFAEALLQAHTHQ from the coding sequence ATGAACCTTAGTTGTTCCCTTGTATTGTTAGGAGGAGGAAAGGGCGAACGTTTTCAGTCTTTCCAACCCAAGCAATACGCGCATCTCGATGGGGAGCCACTAATTCTTCATGCCTTACACGCTTATCAACGTCTTCCATTTATTCAAGAAATCGTGATTGTTTGTGAAGAACAGTATCAAGAACTGTTTCTTCCCTACCCTGTTAAATTTGCTTCCCCAGGAGCCTTGCGACAAGACTCGGTTTTTTCTGGCTTACAACAAGTCTCGTCCCCCTGGGTGTGTGTGCACGATGGCGTGCGCCCATTTGTCTATGCGGATGAAGTGACCGAAGTTTGCTTTGCGGCACTCAAAACTGGCGCGGCAGCTCTTGCTACACCAGCAACTTACACGATTAAATCTCGAACTCCAGTACGCACTCTAGATAGAGATGCGATAGCGGTAATTCATACCCCTCAATGCATAGATACAGAAATACTCAGAGAAGGACTTCTTCTTGCGAAAATCATGGATTTCACCCTATCGGATGATACAGAAGCTGCTGAGCTGCTCGGCATAGAACCTACGCTAATCTTCAGCAATAGAACTCAAATTAAGGTAACCTATCCCGAAGATCTTCTATTTGCTGAAGCTCTTCTTCAAGCCCACACTCATCAATAA
- the lpxG gene encoding UDP-2,3-diacylglucosamine diphosphatase LpxG: MGFTASLTAIVTAPALAWVWANHFEPNLLKVTHLSWKLPKKFAHLHGLRLVQISDLHLTQSTPDAFLKKISRKISSLSPDILVFTGDFICRAKVETPDRLKNFLCSLNAPLGCFACLGNHDYATYVSRDIHGKINTIPITSCRPLKRALVSVYQSLLSSSRNEFADTLNPQAPNPHLVKALQDTPFQLLHNQSVTLSDMVNIVGLGDFFAKQFDPKKAFTNYNPTLPGIILSHNPDTIHLLKDYPGDVVFSGHSHGPQISLPWPKFAKAITNRLSGLENPELTRGLFSFPQEKRLLYVNRGLGGWKRLRFFSPPEICIMRCLYEP, encoded by the coding sequence GTGGGCTTTACTGCATCTTTAACAGCTATCGTAACAGCACCAGCTTTAGCATGGGTTTGGGCCAACCACTTCGAGCCTAATCTGCTAAAAGTCACCCACTTGAGCTGGAAGCTACCCAAGAAGTTTGCTCATCTTCATGGGCTTCGCCTTGTGCAAATCTCAGATTTGCACTTGACTCAGTCGACGCCCGATGCCTTCTTAAAAAAGATCTCTCGCAAAATTTCTTCTTTATCTCCAGACATTTTAGTATTTACGGGAGACTTTATCTGCCGTGCTAAAGTCGAAACTCCTGACCGACTAAAAAATTTCTTATGCTCCTTAAATGCTCCTTTAGGGTGCTTCGCTTGCCTAGGGAATCATGATTACGCTACCTATGTATCTCGCGATATTCACGGGAAAATCAATACCATTCCGATAACAAGCTGTCGTCCTTTAAAAAGAGCTCTAGTTTCGGTGTATCAAAGCCTGCTCTCCTCGTCTCGCAATGAATTTGCAGACACATTGAACCCCCAAGCTCCTAATCCCCACCTAGTAAAGGCATTGCAAGACACTCCATTTCAGCTATTGCATAATCAAAGTGTCACACTCTCTGACATGGTGAACATCGTTGGATTAGGAGACTTTTTTGCCAAACAATTCGATCCAAAAAAAGCTTTTACTAACTATAATCCTACGTTACCTGGTATTATTCTTTCCCATAATCCCGATACGATTCACCTTCTGAAAGATTATCCAGGCGATGTCGTTTTTTCTGGGCACTCTCACGGTCCTCAAATTTCGCTCCCTTGGCCAAAGTTTGCAAAAGCCATAACAAATAGACTTTCGGGATTGGAAAACCCAGAGCTAACTCGGGGATTGTTCTCTTTCCCTCAAGAAAAAAGGCTCTTATACGTAAACCGAGGACTTGGAGGGTGGAAACGATTACGATTTTTCTCTCCTCCAGAAATTTGTATCATGAGGTGTCTCTATGAACCTTAG
- the prfB gene encoding peptide chain release factor 2 (programmed frameshift), with translation MHENFDKRLELLLEGLALTRRSLFDPEEKENELKTLEQQSVQEGFWDDVARAGKISERIARLKQQILEYNELKNKINDIQFFLKEEEFFKDVEIQKELEKEFVFCEKKIAEWETLRLLSGELDRNSCFLSINAGAGGTESCDWVEMLLRMYSRWANSHGWKIEIIDRLDGEVAGVKHITLKLIGEYAYGYAKAESGVHRLVRISPFDSNAKRHTSFASVEVFPEIDDKIEVEIRPGDIRVDTYRSSGAGGQHVNVTDSAVRITHFPTGIVVSCQNERSQIQNREACMNMLRAKIYQRLLQERLEKQNIDRKNKKEISWGSQIRNYVFQPYTLVKDVRTGYEVGNIQAMMDGELLDAFIKAYLADYGEIT, from the exons ATGCATGAGAATTTTGATAAACGATTAGAGCTTTTGCTTGAGGGGTTGGCTTTAACTCGGAGGTC TCTCTTTGACCCGGAAGAAAAGGAAAACGAATTAAAGACCCTGGAACAACAGTCTGTTCAAGAAGGGTTTTGGGATGATGTGGCTAGGGCCGGGAAAATTTCTGAGAGAATCGCTCGATTAAAACAGCAGATATTAGAATATAATGAATTAAAAAACAAAATTAACGACATACAATTCTTTTTAAAAGAAGAAGAATTTTTTAAAGACGTAGAAATACAAAAAGAATTAGAAAAAGAATTTGTTTTTTGTGAAAAGAAAATAGCAGAATGGGAAACGCTCAGACTTCTTTCTGGTGAGTTGGATCGAAATTCTTGTTTTCTATCTATCAATGCGGGAGCCGGAGGAACCGAATCTTGTGATTGGGTAGAGATGTTATTGCGTATGTATTCGCGCTGGGCAAACAGCCACGGATGGAAAATAGAAATCATCGATCGGTTAGATGGAGAGGTTGCGGGAGTTAAGCACATTACTTTGAAACTCATTGGTGAGTATGCCTATGGTTATGCTAAAGCCGAAAGCGGAGTGCATCGTTTGGTGCGGATCTCTCCTTTCGATAGTAACGCAAAACGGCATACCAGTTTTGCCTCAGTAGAAGTGTTCCCAGAAATTGATGATAAAATAGAAGTTGAGATCCGTCCCGGAGATATTCGTGTTGATACGTATCGTTCTTCAGGAGCCGGAGGACAACATGTGAATGTAACAGATTCAGCGGTACGGATCACCCACTTTCCTACAGGGATTGTGGTTTCGTGTCAAAATGAACGCAGTCAAATTCAAAACCGCGAGGCGTGTATGAATATGTTACGCGCGAAAATTTATCAGAGGCTGTTACAGGAGCGTTTAGAGAAACAAAATATAGATAGAAAAAATAAAAAAGAAATCAGCTGGGGATCCCAGATTCGTAATTATGTGTTTCAACCTTATACTTTAGTAAAAGATGTGAGGACAGGATACGAAGTAGGCAATATCCAAGCGATGATGGATGGCGAGCTTTTAGATGCTTTTATCAAGGCATACCTAGCTGATTATGGAGAAATTACATGA
- a CDS encoding GNAT family N-acetyltransferase: MTTMHDPLLEIRYTVPEDAHYMRLWLNDPKILRGFPIKTEAEIRDSVNFWVSFYRCRSSLTAVYNGEVAGVATLILNPYIKVSHHSLLSIIVGEKFRNKGIGTALLNNLLHLGKTQLKLELVYLEVYEGNPAIHLYERFGFIEVGRQKTFYKDELGYLAKITMERGL; encoded by the coding sequence ATGACCACTATGCATGATCCATTATTAGAGATCCGTTATACAGTTCCCGAGGACGCACATTACATGCGTCTTTGGTTAAATGATCCCAAAATTCTTCGAGGATTCCCTATAAAAACCGAAGCAGAAATTCGCGATAGCGTAAATTTTTGGGTAAGTTTTTATCGCTGTCGCAGCAGCTTGACAGCTGTATATAATGGGGAGGTCGCGGGAGTCGCTACTCTCATACTCAATCCCTATATTAAAGTGTCTCATCACAGTTTATTATCCATCATTGTGGGAGAAAAATTTCGTAATAAAGGCATTGGGACTGCTCTGTTGAACAACTTGCTTCACTTAGGGAAGACGCAGTTAAAATTAGAGCTTGTGTATTTAGAAGTGTACGAGGGAAATCCCGCTATCCATCTTTATGAGAGATTTGGATTTATAGAGGTAGGAAGACAGAAGACTTTTTATAAAGATGAGCTAGGATACTTAGCGAAAATTACTATGGAGAGAGGGCTCTAA
- a CDS encoding YebC/PmpR family DNA-binding transcriptional regulator gives MAGHSKWANTKHRKERADHKKGKIFSRTIKELISAVKMGGPDPKSNARLRMIIQKAKDQNIPNENIERNLKKASSADQKNYEEVTYELYGFGGVGIIVEAMTDNKNRTASDMRVAVNKRGGTLVEPGSVLYNFARTGACYVPKSSIDEATLLTHVIDCGGQDLDSDDEEFFLVLCEPTDLASVKEGLLARGVTCSEEKIIYVPLRLVDCDEETGKSNLALIEWLENIDDVDDVYHNMA, from the coding sequence ATGGCAGGACACAGTAAGTGGGCCAATACTAAACACCGGAAAGAAAGAGCAGATCATAAGAAAGGGAAAATTTTTTCTCGGACGATTAAAGAGCTCATTTCTGCAGTCAAAATGGGAGGCCCAGATCCTAAGTCAAATGCTCGTTTGCGAATGATTATTCAGAAAGCCAAGGATCAAAACATTCCTAATGAGAATATCGAGCGTAATTTGAAAAAGGCTTCTTCTGCAGATCAGAAAAATTATGAGGAAGTGACTTACGAGTTATATGGATTTGGAGGGGTTGGGATTATCGTGGAAGCGATGACCGATAATAAAAACCGAACCGCTTCAGATATGCGTGTAGCTGTTAATAAACGTGGTGGGACTTTGGTTGAGCCCGGAAGTGTTTTATATAATTTTGCTCGTACAGGAGCCTGCTATGTTCCCAAGAGTTCTATTGACGAGGCCACTCTATTAACTCATGTGATTGACTGCGGAGGGCAAGACCTGGATAGTGACGATGAGGAATTTTTTTTAGTTCTTTGTGAGCCCACAGACTTAGCCTCCGTCAAAGAGGGGTTGCTGGCTAGAGGAGTTACGTGTTCTGAAGAGAAGATAATCTATGTTCCTTTGCGTTTAGTAGATTGTGATGAAGAGACCGGGAAGTCTAATTTGGCTCTAATTGAGTGGTTAGAGAATATCGATGATGTAGACGATGTCTATCACAATATGGCGTAA
- the murA gene encoding UDP-N-acetylglucosamine 1-carboxyvinyltransferase, producing the protein MPGIKVFGGTVLQGSVRVSGAKNAATKLLVASLLSDKRTILKNVPNIEDVRQTVELCRALGAVIDWDQQSQVIDIITPRILLSKVPPQFSCVNRIPILLLGALLRRCPYGIFVPNLGGDAIGPRSLHFHLEGLEKLGAELVVSKEGYWAAAPDGLVGAHITLPYPSVGATENLILASVGAQGRTLIKNASLEVEIIELIAFLQKAGVEITTDNDKTIEIFGCRDFSPVEHTVIPDKIEAASFGMAAVVSQGRVFVEQARHEHMIPFLKVLRSIGGGFSVQETGIEFFYDKPLKGGVLLETDVHPGFITDWQQPFAVLLSQAEGCSVIHETVHENRLGYLRGLAKMGAHCDLFYECLSAKACRYSTGNHPHSAVIHGPTPLKATDLVIPDLRAGFAYVMAALIAEGGASKIENTKMLDRGYTDWLGKLESLGARILTEKARCV; encoded by the coding sequence ATGCCTGGTATCAAGGTTTTTGGAGGAACGGTCCTACAAGGATCTGTACGTGTGTCGGGAGCTAAAAACGCAGCTACTAAGTTGCTTGTGGCATCTTTGCTTTCGGATAAGCGGACCATTTTGAAGAACGTCCCCAATATTGAAGATGTTCGGCAAACAGTGGAGTTGTGTCGGGCTTTGGGGGCTGTCATAGATTGGGATCAGCAATCGCAAGTGATTGACATTATTACTCCACGTATTTTGTTGTCTAAAGTTCCTCCACAATTTTCCTGTGTAAATCGCATTCCTATTTTGTTATTAGGAGCTTTGCTTCGTCGTTGTCCTTATGGGATCTTTGTCCCTAATTTAGGGGGCGATGCCATTGGACCGCGTTCGTTACATTTTCATCTCGAAGGGCTAGAGAAATTAGGAGCAGAGCTTGTTGTTAGTAAAGAAGGGTACTGGGCTGCTGCTCCAGATGGGCTTGTTGGAGCGCATATTACGTTGCCCTATCCTTCTGTCGGGGCTACAGAAAACCTTATTTTAGCATCTGTCGGGGCTCAAGGAAGAACCCTTATTAAGAATGCCTCTCTGGAAGTGGAGATTATTGAACTTATTGCTTTCTTGCAGAAAGCTGGTGTAGAGATCACGACTGATAATGATAAAACCATCGAAATTTTTGGTTGCCGGGACTTTTCCCCTGTCGAACACACTGTGATTCCAGATAAAATCGAAGCAGCTTCTTTTGGTATGGCTGCTGTAGTCTCCCAAGGAAGAGTTTTTGTAGAACAGGCTCGTCACGAGCATATGATTCCTTTTTTAAAAGTTCTAAGATCTATAGGTGGAGGATTTTCTGTTCAAGAAACTGGGATTGAATTTTTCTATGACAAACCCTTGAAGGGAGGTGTTCTTTTAGAAACGGATGTGCATCCAGGGTTTATTACGGACTGGCAGCAGCCTTTTGCAGTACTGCTCTCTCAAGCAGAAGGATGCTCTGTTATTCATGAGACGGTGCATGAGAACCGATTGGGGTATTTGCGGGGGTTAGCGAAGATGGGGGCTCACTGTGATTTATTCTATGAGTGTCTAAGCGCAAAGGCCTGTCGATACTCTACAGGAAATCATCCGCATAGTGCGGTCATTCACGGTCCCACTCCCTTGAAAGCAACAGATTTAGTGATTCCTGATCTGCGCGCGGGATTTGCTTATGTTATGGCAGCTCTTATCGCCGAGGGGGGAGCTTCTAAGATTGAAAATACCAAGATGTTAGATCGGGGGTACACTGACTGGTTAGGGAAACTAGAAAGCCTGGGAGCCAGAATATTGACAGAAAAAGCGAGGTGCGTTTAG
- the tarP gene encoding type III secretion system actin-recruiting effector Tarp — MTTPISNTGPNIPTVTVSTTTAASGSLGTSSVSTTSTNSTAVETSTKTSSLAESAIPTSGEQIQASTGSNTPITASVSTASPSQTASASANKAAASAARNFGTSESSDSSKTNASSSNHVESNNTEYESGLSTDDDGLSNSADVSRSTPSDTAQTGKASGDGAAVRQLRSSTYTTRPRNENVLEPGPEGLPDMSLPSYNPTDRNSLLSFLANPNVKGRMLEHSGHLVFIDTNRSSFIFVPNGNWDQVCSMKVQNGKTKGDLGLKDLEDMCAKFCTGYAKFSSDWGNRVEPLVASKAGVASGGNLPDKIIINNKFRTCVAYGPWNAAESGNSFTPSAWRRGHEVKFGPIFDGVAPFNKINWGSSSGPGDDGISFSNETSEPFATAPSSPSPTPVINVNVNVGGTNVTVGDTNVSGSSGSSTPTASKSVDMSTDTSDLDTSDIDTTDQTNSLNADIDDVSDADSGIGEDSVSDTESTDGDNSGKTTSASGKPTSSIEDGANGPDILAAVRKHLDTVYPGENGGSTEGPLPANQNLGKVISDMEKTGTAEETVISPGNGSGTLDSLNADIDDVSDADSGIGEDSVSDTESTDGDNSGKTTSASGKPTSSIEGGAEGPDILAAVRKHLDKVYPGENGGSTEGPLPANQNLGKVISDMEKTGTAKETVVSSPYQGTGKAPTNITGTNSPLPPVPTKPTTKTPRTDNKAPASGVMARHSLLPTGKAGSGGLTLQELLPRVRAHLDESFSESGELISKDGPQLGSIVDNFRKETGSGGIIAYVENVPGNKGTASPLTGGDSGKKAFDAARETAQALGTVAGKLNMALQAQKLENLTKDEGPTTVGKNLFEAAAATTKALGSLIDNIG, encoded by the coding sequence ATGACGACTCCAATAAGCAATACTGGACCCAACATCCCAACAGTTACAGTCTCCACTACCACCGCAGCTTCCGGATCTCTTGGGACTTCCTCTGTATCCACCACATCTACCAATTCTACAGCTGTAGAAACATCAACTAAAACAAGTTCCTTGGCAGAGAGTGCCATTCCGACTAGTGGAGAGCAGATACAAGCCAGTACCGGCTCCAATACCCCTATTACAGCTAGCGTCTCAACAGCGTCTCCATCTCAAACAGCCTCTGCCTCAGCAAACAAAGCAGCAGCATCTGCTGCAAGAAACTTTGGCACTTCTGAATCTTCTGATTCATCTAAAACCAATGCCTCTTCATCCAATCATGTGGAGAGCAACAATACCGAATACGAGAGCGGGTTATCAACGGATGATGACGGATTGTCTAACAGCGCAGATGTATCTCGTTCAACCCCATCTGATACAGCTCAAACAGGAAAAGCCTCTGGTGATGGCGCCGCCGTTAGGCAACTACGATCGTCCACCTATACCACAAGGCCTCGTAATGAGAACGTATTAGAGCCTGGACCGGAAGGGCTTCCGGATATGTCTCTTCCTAGCTATAACCCCACAGACCGGAATTCTTTACTCAGTTTCCTAGCCAATCCTAATGTCAAAGGGAGAATGCTCGAACACTCCGGACATCTGGTATTCATAGATACGAACAGAAGTAGCTTCATTTTTGTTCCGAATGGAAACTGGGATCAGGTTTGTTCCATGAAGGTTCAGAATGGAAAAACTAAAGGAGACCTTGGCTTAAAAGATTTAGAAGATATGTGTGCAAAATTTTGCACAGGGTACGCGAAGTTCTCTTCCGATTGGGGTAATCGTGTAGAGCCTCTAGTTGCCTCTAAAGCAGGTGTAGCCAGTGGAGGTAACCTCCCAGATAAAATTATTATCAACAATAAATTTAGAACCTGTGTTGCTTACGGCCCCTGGAACGCTGCAGAATCCGGAAACAGCTTCACCCCTTCTGCTTGGAGACGCGGGCATGAAGTAAAATTTGGACCAATCTTTGATGGAGTAGCGCCGTTTAATAAAATCAACTGGGGCTCTTCCTCTGGCCCTGGTGATGACGGCATCTCCTTCTCCAATGAAACTTCGGAACCATTCGCAACCGCTCCCTCATCTCCATCCCCAACCCCAGTTATCAACGTCAATGTTAATGTCGGCGGAACTAATGTTACTGTTGGAGACACAAACGTATCTGGAAGCTCCGGCAGCAGCACACCAACAGCTTCTAAATCTGTGGACATGTCTACGGATACTAGCGATTTAGATACTAGTGATATTGATACAACTGACCAAACAAACTCCTTGAATGCAGACATCGACGATGTATCAGATGCCGACTCGGGTATCGGAGAAGACAGTGTATCAGATACAGAGTCTACAGATGGAGATAACTCCGGAAAAACTACTTCAGCCTCTGGGAAACCTACTTCATCAATAGAGGACGGAGCGAACGGACCAGACATCCTTGCTGCTGTACGTAAACACCTGGATACAGTCTACCCTGGTGAGAATGGCGGTTCCACAGAAGGACCTCTCCCCGCTAACCAAAACTTGGGTAAAGTCATTAGCGACATGGAGAAAACTGGAACAGCTGAAGAGACCGTTATATCTCCAGGAAATGGCTCAGGAACACTTGACTCCTTGAATGCAGACATCGACGATGTATCAGATGCCGACTCGGGTATCGGAGAAGACAGTGTATCAGATACAGAGTCTACGGATGGAGATAACTCCGGAAAAACTACTTCGGCCTCTGGGAAACCTACTTCATCAATAGAGGGCGGAGCGGAAGGACCAGACATCCTTGCTGCTGTACGTAAACACCTGGATAAAGTCTACCCTGGTGAGAATGGCGGTTCCACAGAAGGACCTCTCCCCGCTAACCAAAACTTGGGCAAAGTCATTAGCGACATGGAGAAAACTGGAACAGCTAAAGAGACCGTTGTATCATCCCCTTATCAAGGGACTGGGAAAGCCCCCACAAATATTACTGGAACGAACTCCCCGCTCCCTCCGGTTCCAACCAAACCAACAACTAAAACACCTAGAACAGATAACAAAGCTCCAGCTTCTGGCGTGATGGCTCGTCACAGTCTCCTGCCTACAGGTAAGGCTGGGTCTGGAGGGCTAACTCTGCAAGAGCTACTTCCTCGCGTACGAGCACATCTTGACGAATCTTTCTCTGAGTCTGGAGAGCTTATAAGTAAAGATGGGCCTCAACTTGGAAGTATCGTTGATAACTTCAGAAAGGAGACGGGCTCTGGAGGAATTATAGCTTACGTTGAAAATGTTCCAGGAAACAAAGGAACGGCCTCTCCGTTAACAGGCGGCGATTCCGGGAAAAAAGCTTTTGATGCGGCACGAGAGACTGCGCAAGCTTTAGGAACCGTTGCAGGTAAGTTGAATATGGCCTTACAAGCACAAAAACTAGAAAACCTTACAAAAGATGAGGGCCCCACCACTGTTGGCAAAAACCTTTTTGAGGCGGCAGCAGCAACAACAAAAGCCCTCGGATCTCTTATCGACAACATAGGGTAG
- the argS gene encoding arginine--tRNA ligase, translated as MTTLLSFLTSLCSSAIHTAFPELEELPLDITPSTKEHFGHYQCNNAMKLAPVLRKSPRAIAEEILAHIPTTPFSSVEIAGAGFINFTFSKEFLADQLQIFSQELAKGFPVSSPQKVIIDFSSPNIAKDMHVGHLRSTIIGDCLARCFSFVGHDVLRLNHIGDWGTAFGMLITYLQDTEQANIHQLEDLTELYKKAHARFAEDQTFKKRSQHNVVALQSGDPNALALWKQICDVSEKSFQTIYSILDVELHTRGESFYNPFLADVVSDLESKNLVTLSDGAKCVFHEGFSIPLIIQKSDGGYNYATTDVAAMRYRMQQDHADRILIVTDSGQSLHFQLLEATCLAAGYLPRQGIFSHVGFGVVLDTQGRKFKTRSGENIKLKELLDTAVEKAKESLRAHRPEISEEELAYQGPILGINAIKYADLSSHRINDYVFSFEKMLRFEGNTAMSLLYAYVRIQGIKRRMKLASLPEQGALSIHEPAEEGLALTLLRFPEILDLTLRELCPHFLSDYLYTLTNKFNAFFRDCHIEGSDYQQERLYLCGLTERTLSTGMHLLGLKTLDHL; from the coding sequence ATGACAACATTGCTCTCTTTTCTGACTTCGCTATGTTCTTCGGCGATTCATACAGCTTTTCCAGAATTGGAAGAACTCCCCCTCGATATTACCCCTTCTACTAAAGAGCATTTTGGGCATTACCAATGTAATAATGCCATGAAGCTTGCTCCCGTCTTGCGCAAATCTCCTCGCGCAATTGCAGAAGAAATCCTCGCTCACATTCCAACAACTCCTTTTTCCTCCGTAGAAATCGCTGGAGCAGGATTTATAAACTTTACCTTCTCGAAAGAATTTTTAGCAGATCAGCTCCAAATCTTTTCTCAAGAATTAGCGAAAGGGTTTCCTGTCTCCTCACCACAAAAAGTCATCATTGATTTCTCCTCTCCCAATATTGCTAAGGACATGCATGTGGGGCATCTTCGCTCTACAATCATAGGAGATTGTCTAGCTCGTTGTTTCTCTTTTGTAGGCCATGATGTCCTTCGCTTGAATCATATTGGAGATTGGGGAACAGCTTTTGGCATGCTTATCACCTATCTGCAAGATACTGAGCAAGCCAACATCCATCAGTTAGAAGATCTTACAGAATTATATAAGAAAGCCCACGCACGTTTTGCCGAAGACCAAACGTTTAAAAAGCGCTCTCAGCACAATGTCGTAGCCTTACAATCTGGAGATCCTAATGCGCTTGCCTTATGGAAGCAGATTTGTGATGTTTCAGAAAAATCCTTTCAAACGATTTATTCTATCTTAGATGTCGAACTTCATACTCGAGGGGAGTCTTTTTATAACCCCTTTTTGGCTGATGTGGTTTCAGATCTAGAATCCAAAAACCTCGTTACTCTTTCTGATGGGGCAAAATGTGTCTTCCATGAAGGATTCTCCATCCCTTTGATAATTCAAAAAAGCGATGGAGGATACAATTATGCAACGACGGATGTGGCTGCTATGCGTTATCGCATGCAGCAAGACCACGCCGATAGAATCCTTATCGTCACAGACTCTGGACAATCCCTCCACTTCCAATTGCTAGAAGCTACCTGTCTGGCAGCAGGCTATCTTCCCCGCCAGGGAATCTTTTCCCACGTGGGATTTGGTGTCGTTTTAGATACTCAAGGAAGAAAATTCAAAACCCGCTCGGGAGAAAATATCAAACTCAAAGAACTGCTCGATACTGCTGTTGAAAAAGCTAAAGAATCTTTAAGAGCACATCGCCCCGAAATTTCCGAGGAGGAGCTGGCCTATCAAGGGCCAATCCTTGGCATCAATGCCATTAAATATGCGGACCTTTCTTCTCATAGAATCAACGATTATGTGTTTTCTTTTGAGAAAATGCTACGCTTCGAAGGAAACACCGCGATGTCCCTTCTATATGCTTACGTACGGATTCAGGGCATTAAACGTAGAATGAAGCTAGCCTCTCTCCCTGAACAGGGAGCTCTATCCATTCATGAGCCAGCGGAGGAAGGGTTAGCACTTACCTTACTACGCTTCCCAGAAATTTTAGATCTAACTCTACGAGAACTCTGTCCTCATTTTCTCTCGGACTATCTCTACACGCTGACAAACAAATTTAATGCGTTTTTCCGCGATTGTCACATCGAAGGATCTGATTATCAACAAGAGCGTCTTTATCTTTGCGGATTGACCGAGAGAACGTTATCAACAGGTATGCACCTATTAGGGCTAAAAACTTTAGACCACCTGTAA